From a region of the Haematobia irritans isolate KBUSLIRL chromosome 4, ASM5000362v1, whole genome shotgun sequence genome:
- the LOC142236371 gene encoding uncharacterized protein LOC142236371 — protein MDYNVRGIQGKKRLKDFKKIIEVLFLASSADGCTELEFTLALSRAIKAAKNKHFKSICLNKKNNKENCSTE, from the exons ATGGATTACAATGTTCGTGGCATCCAGGGAAAGAAACGCTTAAAAGATTTTAAAAAGATAATAGAAGTGTTATTTT TGGCTTCTTCTGCCGATGGATGTACTGAACTAGAATTTACTTTGGCGTTAAGCAGAGCTATTAAGGCAGCTAAAAACAAACACTTTAAATCCATTTGTTTGAACAAAAAGAATAACAAGGAAAATTGTTCGACTGAATGA
- the LOC142235494 gene encoding uncharacterized protein LOC142235494 produces the protein MTKSPQLEEISSFKEKLRSWILKYQPSVASCRDLLQLLREEGLDVPLSVETLITSRDGFVKRTVHPGEYVHIGLKRNLQNALSYSDSTPSELYIDIGVDGLPLYKSSGVGLWPILGKITNIKNANVFLIGTYVGVGKPTRVDNFLHDFMNEYSQIRDHIIEHEGKITQCSIRAFICDAPAQAFLQDIKGHTSFNGCSKCTQVGKRIEKTNTFSVEKGLPRSDKSFSDRLDPGFHQPFSKNFQLGLEKLGIKMISQFPVELMHLVDLGVS, from the exons atgacaa AATCGCCCCAATTAGAAGAAATTTCAagctttaaagaaaaattgcgATCGTGGATATTGAAATATCAACCTTCCGTTGCGTCATGTCGCGATTTATTACAACTGCTAAGGGAAGAAGGTCTTGATGTACCATTATCAGTGGAAACGCTTATTACCTCAAGGGACGGATTTGTAAAACGAACAGTGCATCCCGGTGAATATGTGCACATAGGTCTAAAAAGAAACCTCCAGAATGCTTTGAGTTATTCCGACTCGACCCCCTCGGAACTATATATTGATATTGGTGTGGATGGTCTTCCATTATACAAAAGTTCAGGCGTTGGACTCTGGCCTATTTTGGGAAAAATCACCAATATTAAAAACGCCAATGTTTTCCTCATAGGAACCTACGTAGGCGTAGGCAAGCCTACTCGAGTGGACAATTTCCTTCACGATTTTATGAACGAATATTCCCAAATTCGTGACCATATAATTGAACATGAGGGTAAAATTACTCAATGCTCAATTCGTGCATTTATTTGCGACGCTCCAGCGCAGGCATTTCTTCAGGACATAAAAGGTCATACATCATTCAATGGTTGTTCCAAATGTACCCAAGTCGGAAAAAGAATTGAGAAAACCAATACCTTCAGTGTTGAAAAGGGTTTACCTAGATCGGACAAAAGCTTTTCCGACAGATTGGACCCCGGATTCCATCagccattttccaaaaattttcaactggGATTAGAGAAGCTTGGCATTAAAATGATATCACAGTTTCCTGTGGAACTCATGCACCTAGTTGATCTAGgt GTATCGTAG